The Micropterus dolomieu isolate WLL.071019.BEF.003 ecotype Adirondacks linkage group LG20, ASM2129224v1, whole genome shotgun sequence genome has a segment encoding these proteins:
- the mettl21e gene encoding methyltransferase like 21e isoform X3, whose protein sequence is MARCFHPSLIGPEPWEGYVFSDVEIRIKESTDVYGAVLWPSAMVLCHFLETNRDKHNLTDKNVIELGAGTGLVTIVSSLLGAKVTSTDLPDVLGNLQYNVMRNTKGRCKYIPLVTELVWGKEVEQRFPRATHCFDYVLAADVVYAHPYLEELMDTFDHLCQENTQILWAMRFRLDPENSFVDRFRQRFHLEELYDLPSLSIKLYRAWRKDKGTNDQGEAAA, encoded by the exons ATGGCTCGGTGTTTCCACCCTTCTCTCATTGGCCCCGAGCCCTGGGAGGGATACGTCTTTTCTGATGTGGAAATCCGTATCAAAGAATCCACAGACGTCTATGGAGCTGTACTCTGGCCCTCG GCAATGGTGTTGTGTCATTTCTTGGAGACCAACCGAGACAAACACAACCTGACAGACAAAAATGTGATTGAACTGGGTGCTGGAACTGGGCTCGTCACCATCGTATCCAGCCTGTTAG GTGCTAAGGTGACCTCCACTGACCTACCAGATGTGTTGGGGAACCTCCAGTATAATGTTATGCGCAACACCAAGGGCCGATGCAAATACATCCCTTTG GTCACAGAGCTTGTCTGGGGAAAGGAGGTGGAGCAGCGTTTCCCACGTGCCACACATTGTTTCGACTACGTCCTGGCAGCTGACGTGGTGTACGCCCATCCTTACCTGGAGGAGCTTATGGACACCTTTGACCACCTGTGCcaggaaaacacacagatcCTGTGGGCCATGCGATTTCGTCTGGACCCAGAGAACAGCTTTGTTGATCGCTTTCGGCAGCGCTTTCACCTGGAGGAGTTGTATGACCTCCCCAGTCTGAGTATCAAACTGTACC